A section of the Pseudanabaena mucicola str. Chao 1806 genome encodes:
- the glmU gene encoding bifunctional UDP-N-acetylglucosamine diphosphorylase/glucosamine-1-phosphate N-acetyltransferase GlmU: MLAVAVLAAGKGTRMKSALPKVLQPLGGKSLVERVLNATDALKADRRIAIVGYCSDQVRVALADYPHLEFAEQAEQLGTGHAIQQLLEPLADFEGELVVLTGDSPLMRTETIQALIDSHRQHKASATVLTALLPNPTGYGRVFCDHDMKIERIIEHRDCNPEQLLNQRVSTGVYCFDWQELAQALPKLTTNNAQKEYYLTEVFDYLKSVYANDLEDTDESLGINDRIQLAHAYDVLQKRAREKWMRAGVTMLLPETITIDDEVELAPNVIIEPHSHLRGNTKVGSGSIIGPSSMLSNSTIGENSAIQFSVVEDSQIADNCCIGPFARIRGESIVGEKCRIGNFVELKNAKVGDRTNAAHLSYLGDATLGKQVNIGAGTITANYDGFKKHQTIIGDRSKTGSNSVLVAPIQIGENVNIAAGSTLVENVGDNSLVIARAKQVVKPDYYNQEGRKK, translated from the coding sequence ATGTTAGCAGTAGCAGTTTTAGCAGCAGGTAAAGGAACACGTATGAAATCGGCTTTACCGAAAGTATTACAACCCCTTGGCGGTAAATCCTTAGTGGAGCGTGTTCTCAATGCTACTGATGCCCTAAAAGCTGATCGCCGTATTGCGATCGTCGGATATTGCAGCGATCAAGTTCGTGTCGCCCTCGCCGACTATCCTCATTTAGAATTTGCCGAACAAGCAGAGCAATTAGGAACGGGGCATGCGATTCAGCAATTATTGGAACCCTTGGCAGATTTTGAAGGGGAACTGGTCGTTCTCACTGGGGATTCTCCTTTAATGCGAACGGAAACTATCCAAGCCTTAATCGATAGCCATCGCCAACATAAAGCATCGGCAACCGTACTCACCGCCCTACTGCCAAATCCTACGGGCTATGGTCGTGTATTTTGCGATCACGATATGAAGATTGAACGCATTATCGAGCATCGAGATTGCAATCCTGAACAACTTCTCAATCAAAGAGTGAGTACAGGAGTTTATTGTTTTGATTGGCAAGAATTGGCTCAAGCTTTACCCAAACTCACCACCAATAATGCTCAAAAGGAATATTATTTAACGGAAGTATTTGATTACTTGAAATCAGTTTATGCCAATGATTTAGAAGATACCGACGAGAGCTTAGGCATTAATGATCGCATCCAGTTAGCCCATGCCTACGATGTTTTACAAAAGCGAGCGAGGGAAAAATGGATGCGGGCAGGTGTGACGATGTTACTCCCTGAAACAATTACGATTGATGATGAAGTAGAACTTGCTCCCAATGTAATTATCGAACCACATTCCCATTTACGCGGTAATACCAAAGTTGGCTCAGGTTCAATCATTGGTCCTTCCAGTATGCTTTCTAATAGCACTATTGGCGAAAATAGTGCTATTCAATTTTCCGTAGTTGAGGATAGTCAAATTGCCGATAACTGTTGCATTGGTCCCTTTGCGCGGATTCGTGGCGAGTCAATCGTGGGCGAAAAATGCCGCATCGGTAACTTTGTGGAATTGAAAAATGCCAAAGTCGGCGATCGCACCAATGCGGCGCACTTGAGCTATCTCGGTGATGCGACGCTTGGTAAGCAGGTTAATATTGGTGCTGGCACAATTACTGCCAATTATGATGGATTCAAAAAGCATCAAACGATCATTGGTGATCGCAGTAAGACAGGTTCTAATTCTGTACTAGTTGCCCCTATTCAAATTGGTGAAAATGTGAATATCGCTGCGGGTTCAACATTAGTTGAGAATGTTGGTGATAATTCTTTGGTGATTGCTAGAGCAAAGCAAGTTGTGAAACCTGATTATTACAATCAAGAAGGTCGTAAGAAGTGA
- a CDS encoding DUF4335 domain-containing protein gives MIQRSYSLPSCTLLIDGISISGDTLSILSGFSCRFSHQSEVIEGGLELLKVLVKVVGAYAQALKSSIPLTIPEGQVRLEPDGKHLHLLSITANEANANTTQKIEIKLNTIQLFDLMESLDRLCCDPMTLPDLCLVTQISDYRSQAQLNSQAVPAIAGVISLAIAATVLYFVPTPKPETKPEQPVPTQTKPLPKVSTSPKPSVSPESTSTPTSSASPESSPTPTSSAIPESSPTPTSSGNN, from the coding sequence ATGATTCAACGCAGCTATAGTTTGCCAAGTTGTACTTTACTGATTGATGGCATTAGTATCTCTGGTGATACTCTATCAATTTTGAGTGGGTTTAGTTGTCGCTTTAGTCATCAGTCCGAAGTAATTGAAGGTGGTCTCGAGCTTCTCAAAGTATTAGTTAAAGTGGTGGGAGCCTATGCTCAGGCTTTAAAAAGCAGTATCCCCTTGACAATTCCTGAAGGACAGGTACGACTGGAGCCAGATGGAAAGCATCTACATTTGCTATCGATTACTGCTAATGAAGCTAATGCTAATACCACCCAAAAGATTGAAATTAAACTAAATACGATCCAGCTTTTTGACTTGATGGAGAGTTTGGATCGTCTCTGTTGTGATCCAATGACATTGCCAGACCTGTGTTTAGTTACCCAAATTTCTGATTACCGATCGCAGGCTCAGTTAAATAGTCAGGCTGTACCAGCGATCGCTGGCGTGATCAGTTTGGCAATTGCAGCAACGGTTCTGTACTTTGTTCCCACACCAAAGCCAGAAACCAAGCCAGAGCAACCTGTACCCACCCAAACTAAACCTTTGCCGAAGGTGTCAACATCACCCAAACCTTCTGTCAGTCCTGAAAGTACATCAACCCCTACTAGTTCGGCGAGTCCTGAGAGTTCACCGACTCCCACAAGCTCAGCAATCCCTGAGAGTTCACCAACGCCTACTAGTTCGGGAAACAATTAA
- a CDS encoding MAPEG family protein, with protein MITSIYAALLAILIVGLSLNVIKLRQMGQVILGDGDNLELQSAIRAQGNATEYIPISLILLLLLELSKGHSSLLHIGGIVLLTGRLIHARGLLKGNLRFRVLGMQLTLFNIIYLAIANLIYFYFKS; from the coding sequence ATGATCACTTCTATCTATGCTGCACTGCTTGCAATCTTGATTGTCGGACTATCACTCAATGTAATTAAGCTTCGCCAAATGGGTCAAGTGATATTAGGTGATGGTGACAATCTTGAACTACAATCTGCAATCCGCGCTCAAGGCAATGCTACAGAATATATTCCCATCTCCCTGATCTTGTTATTGCTCTTAGAATTAAGTAAGGGTCATTCGAGCTTATTACATATTGGTGGAATTGTTCTACTGACGGGTAGATTGATTCACGCACGTGGACTCTTGAAGGGAAATTTGCGGTTTAGAGTGTTGGGAATGCAGTTAACTCTGTTTAATATCATCTATTTGGCGATCGCCAATCTTATTTACTTCTACTTTAAGTCATAG
- a CDS encoding DUF3038 domain-containing protein: MQLNISAPANLDLHVPKDFVRGCPRSVRMDIDHLLLAIEALDLEAVEVMLVLIEQLGLQKTIPSRVAFWRLRNTNPLRRNYQRASLSWDELKALVKIVCTLTKQLDTGLRFLISTHQQISEGKIEALGLQQNQAYLETYIDRFKSLYISRMRSPSPLNNEEIRDLALQLLTRLLLCSGVAGEYRLWHSLFDGAIA, encoded by the coding sequence ATGCAGTTAAATATTTCTGCTCCTGCAAACCTCGATTTACACGTTCCTAAAGACTTTGTTAGGGGTTGTCCCCGCAGTGTCCGCATGGATATTGATCATCTGCTTCTAGCGATCGAGGCGCTGGATTTAGAAGCAGTAGAAGTCATGCTGGTCTTAATTGAGCAGTTAGGTTTGCAAAAGACGATTCCTAGTCGTGTCGCTTTTTGGCGACTGCGTAATACCAATCCATTGCGACGCAACTATCAGCGTGCAAGTCTTAGCTGGGATGAGCTAAAGGCTCTTGTAAAGATTGTCTGTACTTTGACGAAGCAACTAGATACGGGTTTGCGCTTTTTGATTAGTACACATCAACAAATTAGTGAAGGCAAAATTGAGGCATTAGGGTTGCAGCAAAATCAAGCTTATCTAGAGACCTATATCGATCGCTTCAAGTCGCTATATATCAGTCGAATGCGATCGCCTTCGCCTCTCAATAATGAAGAAATCCGCGACTTAGCCCTACAACTATTAACGAGACTGTTGCTATGTAGTGGGGTGGCGGGTGAATATCGCCTATGGCATAGTCTGTTTGATGGAGCGATCGCCTAA
- a CDS encoding aspartate ammonia-lyase encodes MTRTERDSMGEMSLPDDVYYGIQTVRAINNFKISGLKPLPTFVDACLLIKKATALVNSELGCIPVGMGMAIAAAADEILDGTLRDQFVVDIYQAGAGTSHHMNINEVLANRALEILGDVKGNYQNVNPNDHVNYGQSTNDVIPTAIRIGALLALHHVLFPALANLNEQLRIKAIAFSGIVKSGRTHLQDAVPVRLGDEFQAYAQIISDHVRRIHQAANDLKTLGLGGSASGTGLNTHPQYCDRVADKLSEITGFELKPANNLMAAMQSMAPFVNVSGAIRNLAQDTCKIANDLRLMDSGPKTGFREIMLPPVQPGSSIMPGKYNPVIAEMTNMVCYQVIGYDTAIAFAAQAGQLELNVMMPLIAYDLIQSIEILGKAIDTLATKCIRGITAVEDRCLAYAEGSLSLVTALNTHIGYLNAADVAKESLATGKSLRQVVLDKGLMTEEKLAEVLNLEQMSRPNG; translated from the coding sequence ATGACCAGAACCGAACGCGACTCCATGGGGGAAATGTCCCTGCCCGATGATGTTTACTATGGTATTCAAACCGTTAGGGCGATCAATAACTTTAAGATTAGTGGACTGAAGCCCCTCCCCACCTTTGTCGATGCTTGCCTGTTAATCAAAAAAGCAACTGCATTAGTTAACTCTGAACTGGGTTGTATTCCTGTCGGTATGGGCATGGCGATCGCGGCGGCGGCAGATGAAATTTTAGATGGGACTTTGCGTGATCAATTTGTGGTGGATATTTACCAAGCGGGGGCTGGCACATCGCATCATATGAATATTAATGAGGTCTTAGCCAATCGCGCTTTGGAAATTTTGGGAGATGTGAAGGGCAATTACCAAAATGTGAACCCGAATGATCACGTTAATTATGGTCAGTCAACCAATGATGTGATCCCTACCGCGATTCGGATTGGGGCATTATTAGCGTTACATCATGTACTTTTTCCTGCTTTGGCGAATCTCAACGAACAGTTACGCATTAAAGCGATCGCCTTTTCAGGGATTGTCAAATCGGGACGCACCCATTTACAGGATGCCGTTCCTGTTAGACTCGGTGATGAATTTCAAGCCTACGCCCAAATTATTAGCGATCATGTGAGACGGATTCATCAAGCAGCTAATGATCTCAAAACATTAGGCTTAGGAGGAAGTGCTTCAGGTACGGGGTTGAATACGCATCCTCAATATTGCGATCGCGTTGCCGATAAGCTCAGCGAAATTACAGGCTTTGAGCTAAAGCCCGCTAATAACCTCATGGCAGCGATGCAAAGTATGGCTCCTTTTGTGAATGTATCAGGGGCGATTCGCAACCTTGCTCAAGATACATGCAAAATTGCTAACGACTTACGTTTGATGGATTCGGGACCCAAAACAGGTTTTCGGGAAATCATGTTACCGCCAGTTCAACCAGGTTCATCGATTATGCCTGGGAAATATAATCCTGTAATCGCTGAGATGACCAATATGGTTTGTTATCAGGTGATTGGCTATGACACTGCGATCGCCTTTGCTGCACAGGCTGGACAATTAGAGCTGAATGTAATGATGCCTTTGATAGCCTATGATTTGATTCAGAGCATTGAGATTTTAGGAAAGGCGATCGATACTTTGGCGACTAAGTGTATCCGAGGAATTACGGCTGTAGAAGATCGATGTCTTGCCTATGCCGAAGGTAGTCTTTCACTAGTTACAGCCTTAAATACCCATATTGGTTATCTGAATGCGGCGGATGTGGCAAAGGAATCCTTAGCAACAGGTAAATCTTTGCGTCAGGTGGTTCTCGATAAAGGCTTAATGACTGAAGAGAAGTTAGCTGAAGTTCTCAATCTTGAACAAATGAGTCGTCCCAACGGTTAG
- a CDS encoding Uma2 family endonuclease has protein sequence MFVKQPELTYAEYLDHECISSIKHDFVNNQVFEIAGTDANHNLIVCNLVANIHQRLRGRNLCLFALDMKLTIAAANNATYYPDVMVVGDRIDNNYVIQNPFLVVEVMSPFTAILDRREKRFNYQRLESLQEYVLLSQSEVKVEVYRRDDDGGWLVQCLGVGDSLHLQSLDLAIALSDIYEDVSL, from the coding sequence ATGTTTGTCAAACAGCCTGAGCTAACTTATGCGGAATATCTTGACCATGAGTGCATCAGTTCGATTAAGCATGATTTTGTGAATAATCAGGTTTTTGAGATCGCGGGAACGGATGCAAATCATAATTTAATTGTCTGTAATCTGGTTGCGAATATTCATCAGCGTTTGCGTGGTAGAAATTTGTGCCTGTTTGCTTTGGATATGAAGCTAACGATCGCGGCGGCAAATAATGCGACTTATTATCCTGATGTGATGGTGGTGGGCGATCGCATTGATAATAATTATGTGATTCAGAATCCGTTTTTGGTGGTGGAGGTGATGTCACCTTTTACTGCCATATTGGATCGACGGGAAAAGCGTTTTAATTATCAGCGTTTGGAGTCTTTGCAGGAGTACGTTTTGCTGTCGCAGTCTGAGGTGAAGGTGGAAGTTTATCGCAGGGATGATGATGGTGGTTGGTTGGTGCAATGTTTGGGTGTTGGTGATAGTTTACATTTGCAGTCCCTTGATTTGGCGATCGCTCTTTCAGATATTTACGAGGATGTGAGCTTATGA
- the mntA gene encoding type VII toxin-antitoxin system MntA family adenylyltransferase antitoxin → MKTELSLADLQQRALTVGDRLPYLKFLVLFGSRARGDAYERSDWDFAIFCDEEARQKTIADQPYGFLAVHNAIEDCFEIGGEYMDVVDVTRCSALIAHYVADEGVVLYESEIGVFRDFQQRVTMTQQAIAELSASLRQQVEAFLQEMGV, encoded by the coding sequence ATGAAGACGGAACTGTCTTTAGCAGATTTACAACAACGGGCGCTGACGGTTGGCGATCGCCTGCCCTATTTAAAGTTCTTGGTACTATTTGGCTCTAGGGCTAGGGGTGATGCCTATGAGAGAAGTGATTGGGATTTTGCAATTTTTTGCGATGAAGAGGCAAGGCAAAAAACGATCGCGGATCAGCCCTATGGATTTTTGGCTGTGCATAATGCGATCGAGGATTGCTTTGAGATTGGTGGTGAGTATATGGATGTGGTGGATGTGACGCGATGCTCGGCGTTGATTGCTCATTATGTTGCGGATGAGGGTGTGGTGTTGTATGAGTCTGAGATTGGTGTGTTTAGAGATTTTCAGCAGAGAGTCACAATGACTCAACAGGCGATCGCTGAGTTGAGTGCTAGTTTGCGTCAGCAGGTTGAGGCTTTTTTGCAGGAGATGGGTGTATGA